The following DNA comes from Chitinispirillales bacterium.
TTTGTCAAGGGTTAGTGTGAACACAATGTAAATATTTAGATTATCATAATATAAAATACTCTTTTAAATATGTAACAGATAGAACCTTGTTTTATAATTTATTTGAAAAGCAATTTGTGATGAAAGACAAAGATGAACGTCTGAATTTTTGTTTAGAACAAAGTAAAAAAATGAACAGAATTGTATCAAGCCATTATAATTCAGATAAATACAGAATCCTTTTAAAGGTTATTAAATGAAAAACATATTGATCATATTAGCTAAAAGCCCAGAACCTCATAATGTTAAAACTAGGATGATCTATAAAGATATAATATCCGCAAAAGATGCTGCAATGATATATCAAGAACTTCTTTTTAACTTAGCCAATCAATTAATAATTAATGAAGTAGAGTTTCATCTTTGTGTTAATAACCAATGTATTTCATATTTTAATGATTCTATTTTTAATTCTATACATAAATTATCCCATAATTTCAACAATATAGGAAAAATAATAAAACATGTGATTAAAAATCATTTTGAAACCGAGAATGATAAACTTATTATCTCTGTTTCTGATGTTATATATCCAACTGTAGATATTATTTGTCATTCATTTGAATTATTAGAG
Coding sequences within:
- a CDS encoding DUF2064 domain-containing protein, which translates into the protein MKNILIILAKSPEPHNVKTRMIYKDIISAKDAAMIYQELLFNLANQLIINEVEFHLCVNNQCISYFNDSIFNSIHKLSHNFNNIGKIIKHVIKNHFETENDKLIISVSDVIYPTVDIICHSFELLEKKDVVLGKSSDGGFYLIGLKKELNIFSDIEWSTDKVFGQMEKNMNQQNLTFSTLNDIPEIDTVDDLKKIYKIYMHNKDFQQKYPFTWKKTLEII